The proteins below are encoded in one region of Deltaproteobacteria bacterium:
- a CDS encoding DUF3373 domain-containing protein, with translation MKRKWSATLASTLLALLVALPGASLAAEPAPEAKKSTFDWLTIGGDYRFRADSLNGKMPTFFNFFDPSYQAFLGGGPAPSPTAGADVKNETLYTNRFGLNLKAKASQNVSASARLVMFKTFGSQDDSAVSGLRSASGTIQPFFADRVGVFDGTTGHIPADGKVFVDYAYVTINNIFDQPIWFSVGRRPSTGGIPSHLRQNNEKPGNAGIPALLVDYAFDGATLGYAPDIEALPGAYAKLCYGRAFENGFTLDSGNGLRDTDMIGVSLVPYDTDRLYMNLQWNRGMNIFNSPVIKSNTVFGNTQPSVDLGDIDWFGLTLLSTMKKVGPGTLNIFGSGALDKTHPNGKTVILSNGFDTGAGLMFTGRSESTTGWAAHIGGRYDITATRTKIGAEYNHGSKNWISFVPAGDDIWTSKLGARGNVYEIYLIQELNEKAVSSHIAKTFLRVGYQYYDFTHTGSNNWVGAPVKMSELVNAANAQMLVPVEKATDFYATVEVKF, from the coding sequence ATGAAAAGAAAATGGTCCGCAACACTGGCGTCAACCCTTTTAGCGCTCCTTGTGGCATTGCCGGGAGCATCTCTCGCCGCGGAACCCGCACCGGAAGCGAAGAAATCGACCTTCGACTGGCTGACGATCGGAGGAGATTACCGATTCCGGGCGGATTCCCTTAACGGGAAAATGCCGACGTTTTTCAACTTCTTCGATCCTTCGTACCAGGCGTTCCTCGGAGGCGGGCCGGCGCCTTCCCCGACCGCGGGGGCGGATGTCAAGAACGAGACCCTCTACACCAACCGGTTCGGGCTGAACCTCAAGGCGAAGGCGTCGCAAAACGTGTCGGCCTCCGCCCGTCTCGTCATGTTCAAGACATTCGGCTCGCAGGACGACAGCGCGGTTTCGGGACTGCGCAGCGCGAGCGGGACGATCCAGCCGTTCTTCGCCGACCGTGTCGGCGTGTTCGACGGAACCACGGGCCACATCCCCGCCGACGGAAAGGTCTTCGTCGACTACGCGTATGTGACGATCAACAACATCTTCGATCAGCCGATCTGGTTCTCCGTCGGGAGACGTCCATCGACGGGTGGGATCCCGAGCCACCTTCGGCAGAACAACGAGAAACCGGGGAACGCGGGCATCCCCGCCTTGCTTGTGGATTACGCCTTCGACGGGGCGACCCTCGGATACGCGCCCGACATCGAGGCGCTCCCGGGAGCTTACGCGAAGCTCTGCTACGGAAGGGCATTCGAAAACGGCTTTACGCTGGATTCGGGGAACGGCCTCCGCGATACGGACATGATCGGCGTCTCGCTGGTTCCCTACGACACTGACCGGCTCTACATGAACCTGCAGTGGAACCGCGGCATGAATATCTTCAACTCGCCGGTCATCAAGAGCAACACCGTCTTCGGAAATACCCAGCCCTCCGTCGATCTGGGAGACATCGACTGGTTCGGGTTGACCCTGCTAAGCACGATGAAGAAGGTCGGACCGGGGACGCTGAACATCTTCGGAAGCGGGGCGCTCGACAAGACCCATCCCAACGGAAAGACGGTCATCCTGTCTAACGGCTTCGACACGGGCGCAGGCCTCATGTTCACGGGGCGCAGCGAATCGACGACCGGCTGGGCAGCCCACATCGGGGGCCGATACGACATCACGGCCACCCGGACGAAGATCGGGGCGGAATACAATCACGGCTCAAAAAACTGGATATCTTTCGTTCCGGCGGGGGACGACATATGGACCAGCAAGCTGGGCGCCCGCGGGAACGTCTACGAAATCTACCTGATACAGGAACTGAACGAGAAAGCGGTTTCTTCGCACATCGCGAAGACTTTCCTGCGCGTCGGCTACCAGTACTACGACTTCACCCACACTGGAAGCAACAACTGGGTAGGCGCCCCGGTCAAGATGTCGGAGCTTGTCAACGCCGCGAACGCGCAGATGCTGGTGCCTGTCGAGAAGGCGACGGATTTCTACGCGACGGTTGAAGTGAAGTTCTGA
- a CDS encoding cytochrome C: protein MKRYSIVLSLLACACSAAWGAEHPGRAYLEKNGYKGPSTCETQGCHPGTARSFLDTVHWKHSSRVTNVDGTDPRAEYGMKNRIYTMCNGNDIVNDLKETPPNTKTGKTKFTGCNTCHPGNHTSDVGSTGKDAENAVDCLVCHSSSYDYRLRKPYRDEKGRIVMGQDRSVKAALAVGKPGVKNCMVCHESAGGGVLLKRGFAFTRENDVHAAKGMVCVDCHAAKDHRIPTGYDPNNWANDGIRVSCSGCHGETPHKDGDIDRHTGRIACQTCHITRTGGAAAKDFTRWTQGADGFFEPTTLRMEANETTPVYAWYNRTVANTPGFIGPKGTRADAASRIHPFKIYEGKAYFDRKTGSLLSMDFAPPMATGDTLAGVASAAKTLGIREYDPVPGWQTIYFGSSHLVTRSKALTCANCHAPNGVLNFAALGYTAEEVRKLTSAGIYFEKMTAKQKEEW, encoded by the coding sequence GTGAAGCGTTATTCGATCGTTTTGTCTTTGTTGGCATGCGCATGTTCCGCCGCCTGGGGGGCGGAACACCCCGGCAGGGCCTATCTGGAGAAGAACGGATACAAGGGCCCTTCGACGTGCGAAACGCAGGGGTGCCACCCCGGAACCGCACGGTCGTTCCTCGACACCGTGCACTGGAAACATTCCTCCAGGGTTACGAACGTGGACGGGACGGACCCCCGGGCCGAGTACGGGATGAAGAACCGCATATACACGATGTGCAACGGGAACGACATCGTTAACGACCTGAAGGAAACCCCGCCGAATACGAAAACCGGCAAGACGAAATTTACCGGATGCAACACTTGCCACCCCGGCAACCATACAAGCGACGTGGGGAGCACGGGAAAGGACGCGGAGAACGCGGTCGATTGCCTGGTATGCCATTCATCGTCATACGATTACCGCCTCCGCAAGCCGTACAGGGACGAGAAGGGCAGGATCGTCATGGGACAGGACCGCAGCGTGAAAGCCGCCCTCGCGGTCGGCAAGCCCGGCGTCAAGAACTGCATGGTATGCCACGAATCGGCTGGAGGAGGCGTCCTCCTGAAACGCGGATTCGCTTTCACGCGCGAGAACGATGTCCATGCGGCCAAGGGTATGGTCTGCGTCGACTGCCATGCCGCGAAGGACCATAGAATCCCGACCGGGTACGACCCTAACAACTGGGCGAACGACGGTATCCGCGTTTCCTGTTCGGGCTGCCACGGAGAGACGCCCCACAAGGACGGCGACATCGATCGCCACACCGGAAGGATCGCCTGCCAGACATGCCACATAACCAGAACCGGCGGCGCGGCGGCGAAAGACTTTACCCGGTGGACACAGGGGGCGGACGGCTTTTTCGAACCGACAACCCTCCGCATGGAAGCGAACGAGACGACGCCGGTGTACGCCTGGTACAACCGCACCGTCGCAAACACGCCCGGGTTCATCGGGCCCAAGGGAACCCGTGCGGACGCAGCAAGCCGCATCCATCCTTTCAAGATATACGAAGGCAAGGCTTACTTCGACCGGAAGACCGGCAGCCTTCTTTCGATGGATTTCGCCCCGCCGATGGCGACGGGCGACACGCTGGCGGGAGTCGCCTCCGCCGCGAAGACCCTCGGTATCCGGGAATACGACCCCGTCCCGGGCTGGCAGACGATCTACTTCGGGAGCAGCCACCTCGTGACACGGAGCAAGGCGCTCACATGCGCGAACTGCCACGCCCCGAACGGCGTATTGAACTTCGCCGCTCTTGGATACACCGCGGAGGAGGTCCGCAAACTGACCTCCGCCGGGATCTACTTCGAGAAGATGACCGCGAAACAGAAGGAGGAGTGGTAA